From one Scophthalmus maximus strain ysfricsl-2021 chromosome 19, ASM2237912v1, whole genome shotgun sequence genomic stretch:
- the bin3 gene encoding bridging integrator 3, whose amino-acid sequence MSWIPFKIGQPKKQIVSKTVERDFEREYDKLQKLEDQTKKLHKDMKKSTEADLAMSKAAVKISADLLSNPLCEQDQAFLDSMNALDTAMKRMDSFNQEKVNQIQKTVINPLKKYSGVFPSLNMAVKRREQALQDYKRLQSKVEKYEEKEKTGPVMVKLHQAREELRPVRDDFEAKNKQLLDEMPKFYHSRIDYFQPSFEALIRAQVVYFTEMYKIFNDLTDQIDQAGLTDEQRERETEAKLSELRALSIVADD is encoded by the exons ATGAGCTG GATTCCCTTCAAGATTGGACAGCCAAAGAAGCAGATTGTCTCTAAAACT GTTGAAAGAGACTTTGAGCGTGAATATGACAAACTCCAAAA GTTGGAGGATCAGACGAAAAAGCTTCACAAGGACATGAAGAAAAGCACTGAGGCTGATTTAG CCATGTCCAAAGCAGCAGTGAAGATCTCTGCAGACCTGCTGAGTAACCCGCTGTGTGAGCAGGACCAGGCCTTCCTGGACTCCATGAATGCTTTAGATACAGCCATGAAAAGGATGGACTCTTTCAACCAGGAGAAG GTCAACCAGATCCAGAAGACCGTTATCAACCCTCTGAAAAA GTACAGTGGTGTCTTCCCCAGCCTCAACATGGCAGTGAAACGTCGGGAGCAGGCACTGCAGGACTACAAACGGCTGCAGTCCAAAGTGGAGAAgtatgaagagaaagaaaaaacggGGCCCGTCATGGTCAAATTACATCAG GCCAGAGAAGAGCTCCGACCAGTCAGGGACGACTTTGAGGCCAAAAACAAGCAGCTTCTCGACGAGATGCCCAAGTTCTACCACAGCCGCATTGACTACTTCCAGCCCAGCTTTGAGGCTCTCATCCGGGCACAG GTGGTCTATTTCACCGAAATGTACAAGATCTTCAACGACTTAACAGACCAAATCGACCAGGCAGGGCTGACTgatgagcagagggagagggagaccgAGGCCAAGCTCAGCGAGTTGCGTGCTCTGTCCATTGTCGCCGACGACTGA
- the acsl2 gene encoding long-chain-fatty-acid--CoA ligase 1 → MHFPEWLRSLRSSTGLRGSESSDDLWSLLPSLPLSSFSLSSSLSSLSLSPSSLLGLGALASLTAYWLVTRPRPMRPPCDLQAQSVAVNGDSSCRRSALLPDDSLLEFYYDDTRTYYDMFQRGLRIAGNGSCLGSRKPGQPYQWISYTEVAEQAQVLGSGLLAKGCQPNPQQFVGIFAQNRPEWIISELACYTFSMVVVPLYDTLGLEAMVHILNLAEISLVICDREDKAASLLENKEKGVTPKLSCLVLFDSFSEALVERAKACEVEVLKLEQLMDLGRQNLKDPVPPQPQDLAVVCFTSGTTGKPKGAMITHGNIASNTSSVIKILEGSFVIQQEDVSISYLPLAHMFERMIQVSMFCHGARVGFYQGDISLLMDDIKTLKPTFFPVVPRLLNRIYDKILGSVTSPLRRALLHYAVRRKQAELSSGVVRNNSLWDKLVFNRIQASLGGNLRFALTASAPISPTVLSFLRATLGCLIFEGYGQTECTAGCTFSMPGDWSAGHVGAPLPCAVVKLVDIPDMNYHAKNGEGEICIRGPSVFRGYLRDPERTAEALDSDGWLHSGDVGQWLPNGTLRIIDRKKHIFKLSQGEYIAPEKIENVYTRCVPVLQVFVHGDSLQSYLIGIVVPDLEVFVDWAKERGIVGSYEELCQNPDVKTAVLEDMKAVGKEAGLKSFEQVKDLHLHPEMFSVANGLLTPTLKSRRADIRRVFQEQISDMYSKTAI, encoded by the exons ATGCATTTCCCGGAGTGGTTACGGTCACTCCGCTCGAGCACGGGACTCCGAGGCTCTGAGTCCTCTGACGACTTGTGGAGTCTTCTGCCATCTCTGCCTCTGTCGTCcttctccctgtcctcctccctgtcctccctgTCCCTGTCGCCCTCCTCCCTGCTGGGTTTAGGAGCCCTCGCCTCCCTCACTGCGTACTGGCTGGTGACCCGTCCTCGACCCATGCGTCCCCCCTGTGATCTACAGGCCCAGAGTGTAGCCGTGAAC GGAGATTCCAGCTGCAGGCGATCGGCTCTTCTTCCAGATGACTCACTGCTGGAGTTTTACTACGATGACACCAGGACGTATTACGACATGTTCCAGAGAGGCCTGAGGATCGCGG GAAATGGCTCCTGCCTTGGCTCCAGGAAGCCGGGTCAGCCCTACCAGTGGATCTCCTACACTGAG GTGGCCGAGCAGGCACAGGTGCTCGGCTCCGGGCTGCTGGCTAAAGGCTGCCAGCCGAACCCGCAGCAGTTTGTTGGGATATTTGCACAAAACAGACCAGAG TGGATCATCTCAGAACTGGCCTGCTACACGTTCTCCATGGTGGTGGTGCCTCTGTACGACACCCTTGGGCTGGAGGCCATGGTCCACATACTCAACCTGG CGGAGATCTCTCTGGTGATCTGTGACCGGGAGGATAAGGCAGCGTCTCTGCTGGAGAACAAGGAGAAAGGCGTGACTCCGAAGCTCTCCTGCCTGGTTCTCTTCGACAGTTTCAGCGAGGCCCTTGTGGAGAGGGCGAAGGCCTGCGAGGTGGAGGTTCTGAAGCTGGAGCAGCTCATG GACCTGGGAAGGCAGAACCTCAAAGATCCTGTG CCGCCCCAGCCCCAGGACCTGGCCGTGGTTTGCTTCACCAGTGGAACCACAG GGAAGCCCAAGGGAGCCATGATCACCCACGGCAACATCGCCTCCAACACTTCCTCTGTCATTAAGATCTTGGAG GGTTCGTTTGTGATCCAGCAAGAGGACGTGTCGATCTCGTACCTGCCGCTTGCCCACATGTTTGAGAGGATGATTCAG GTCTCCATGTTCTGTCACGGGGCCAGAGTAGGATTCTACCAGGGGGACATTTCTCTTCTCATGGATGACATTAAAACGCTCAAACCAACCTTCTTTCCCGTTGTGCCCCGATTGCTCAACCGCATCTACGACAAG ATCCTGGGCTCTGTGACCTCTCCGCTGCGACGGGCTTTGCTTCACTACGCTGTGAGGAGAAAGCAGGCGGAGCTCAGCAGTGGGGTCGTACGTAACAACAGTCTGTGGGACAAACTAGTGTTCAACAGGATTCAG GCCAGTTTGGGAGGTAATCTACGGTTCGCCCTGACTGCTTCAGCACCCATCTCCCCCACGGTGCTGTCCTTCCTCAGAGCCACCCTGGGCTGCCTGATATTCGAGGGTTATGGTCAGACAGAGTGCACGGCAGGCTGCACCTTCTCCATGCCGGGAGACTGGAGCGCAG ggcACGTTGGCGCTCCTTTGCCCTGTGCCGTGGTGAAGCTGGTTGACATCCCCGACATGAACTACCACGCCAAGAATGGAGAAGGGGAG ATCTGCATTCGTGGCCCCAGCGTGTTCAGAGGCTACCTGAGGGACCCAGAGAGGACGGCCGAGGCCTTGGACAGCGACGGCTGGCTGCACAGCGGGGATGTGGGCCAGTGGCTTCCA AACGGGACACTGCGCATCATTGACAGAAAGAAGCACATCTTCAAGTTGTCCCAGGGAGAGTACATCGCTCCGGAGAAGATAGAAAATGTCTACACGCGCTGTGTTCCTGTGCTCCAGGTGTTCGTGCATGGAGATAGTTTACAG TCTTATCTCATAGGCATAGTTGTGCCGGACCTCGAGGTGTTTGTTGACTGGGCTAAAGAGCGGGGAATCGTGGGGTCCTACGAGGAGCTGTGCCAGAATCCC GATGTGAAGACGGCAGTATTAGAGGACATGAAAGCCGTGGGCAAGGAAGCAGGGCTAAAGTCCTTTGAGCAA GTGAAGGACCTTCACTTGCATCCCGAGATGTTCAGCGTCGCCAACGGCCTCCTCACACCCACCCTGAAAAGTAGACGTGCCGACATACGCAGAGTCTTTCAGGAACAGATATCAGACATGTACAGCAAGACGGCCATTTAA